One region of Haladaptatus cibarius D43 genomic DNA includes:
- a CDS encoding DUF7114 family protein, whose translation MEEAVRARGAAREAIEDITPARLRKYIDGLLESSGIIPGVLTLLSVRADDGDVNASEVERRATGVQLIYEGLRLTRRLAHDEPWDAEPPHTESNIAVLAADVMVSRGFSLLARTEAAETAVRTVKSFGRDQTAGSGDGALEIDVFELAIVAGTTATGGDRPAGTRRYAEQLATTVAEHESSSNLPDDTVDRLTKLSGRRTSHVDEPPSSTTDP comes from the coding sequence ATGGAAGAGGCCGTCCGGGCGCGCGGGGCAGCGCGCGAGGCTATCGAGGACATTACGCCAGCGCGACTCCGTAAATACATCGACGGACTGCTGGAATCGTCGGGAATCATCCCGGGTGTGCTGACGTTGCTCAGCGTGCGAGCAGACGATGGCGATGTCAACGCAAGCGAAGTCGAACGTCGCGCCACAGGCGTTCAGCTTATCTACGAAGGATTGCGACTTACACGAAGGCTCGCACACGACGAACCCTGGGACGCGGAACCGCCACACACCGAGAGCAATATCGCGGTTCTCGCGGCGGACGTGATGGTTTCCCGTGGCTTTTCGCTTCTCGCACGCACGGAAGCCGCCGAAACCGCGGTTCGAACAGTGAAGTCCTTCGGTCGCGACCAGACCGCTGGAAGTGGCGATGGCGCGCTCGAAATCGACGTGTTCGAACTCGCCATCGTCGCGGGAACGACCGCGACGGGTGGTGACCGACCAGCAGGAACCCGACGGTACGCGGAACAACTCGCAACGACAGTAGCTGAACATGAATCGAGTTCGAACCTTCCCGACGACACCGTAGATCGACTCACGAAGCTGTCAGGACGCCGGACGAGTCACGTCGATGAACCGCCGTCATCGACGACCGACCCCTGA
- a CDS encoding enoyl-CoA hydratase/isomerase family protein — MIRVTDGTKIRTITIDRPESRNALTSDGLDGLAEAVETTDLPVIYLRGQGTAFCAGADLDTVAELNKDSAEAFAERGQHTANAIERAESVVVAGIDGFARGGGVELALACDLRVATPGATFAEPGVQLGIFGAWGGTARLPEIVGLGDALDLALSGRVVDAEEARRIGLISRITDDPRAVAEEVAENAPDALRVVKARVRDRSSMGVQAAREAERFGELVAEHAENIAATRD, encoded by the coding sequence ATGATTCGCGTAACCGACGGCACGAAAATTAGAACGATTACTATCGACCGTCCCGAGTCCCGAAACGCACTGACATCCGATGGCCTCGACGGCCTCGCGGAAGCCGTCGAAACCACCGACTTGCCCGTTATCTATCTTCGCGGCCAAGGAACCGCTTTTTGTGCCGGTGCCGACCTCGATACTGTCGCCGAACTGAACAAAGACTCGGCGGAGGCGTTCGCGGAGCGCGGCCAGCACACCGCGAACGCCATCGAGCGTGCGGAAAGCGTCGTCGTCGCCGGAATCGACGGCTTCGCCCGTGGCGGCGGAGTGGAACTCGCGCTCGCCTGCGACCTGCGGGTCGCCACGCCGGGCGCGACGTTCGCGGAACCGGGGGTGCAACTCGGTATCTTCGGCGCGTGGGGCGGAACTGCCCGACTTCCCGAAATCGTCGGACTGGGTGACGCCCTCGACCTCGCGCTTTCGGGCCGGGTCGTGGACGCCGAGGAAGCCAGACGGATTGGACTGATTTCACGCATTACCGACGACCCACGGGCAGTCGCGGAAGAAGTCGCCGAAAATGCGCCCGACGCGCTCCGAGTCGTCAAAGCCCGCGTCCGCGACCGGTCTTCGATGGGAGTACAGGCCGCCCGTGAAGCCGAGAGGTTCGGCGAACTCGTCGCAGAACACGCCGAGAACATCGCCGCTACGCGCGACTAA
- a CDS encoding NAD+ synthase encodes MIDLELSESELDAHRDHITDFISEQVSSAGTDSAVLGLSGGIDSTLTAYLTVEALGTENLHGLVMPGAVSRENNMSDAEWVAQELGISYDVFEINPIVDEFLNAYSEAEGDQMAVGNARARTRAVLNYLVANHQGSLVLGTGNRTEALVGYFTKYGDGAVDCHPIGNLYKQQVRQLARHVGVPDELAEKEATAGLWAGQTDEEELGIDYNTLDSVLALNVDGPLSAAATARQVDGVSEEDVSRIRSMFARSEHKRAVPPTPESL; translated from the coding sequence ATGATAGACCTCGAACTCTCGGAGTCGGAACTCGACGCCCACCGCGACCACATCACGGATTTCATCAGTGAACAAGTTTCGTCGGCGGGCACCGACTCGGCAGTTCTCGGACTCTCGGGGGGCATCGACAGCACGCTGACGGCCTACCTCACGGTAGAAGCCCTCGGAACCGAAAACCTGCACGGCCTCGTCATGCCCGGCGCGGTGAGCCGAGAGAACAACATGAGCGACGCGGAGTGGGTCGCCCAAGAACTCGGTATTTCCTACGACGTGTTCGAAATCAACCCCATCGTGGACGAGTTTTTGAACGCCTACAGCGAAGCCGAGGGCGACCAGATGGCGGTGGGCAACGCCCGCGCCCGCACGCGAGCGGTGTTGAACTACCTCGTTGCGAACCACCAAGGGTCGTTGGTGCTCGGAACCGGAAACCGAACTGAAGCGCTCGTGGGCTACTTCACGAAGTACGGCGACGGGGCGGTGGACTGCCACCCAATCGGCAACCTCTACAAACAGCAGGTGCGCCAGCTGGCCCGACACGTCGGCGTCCCCGACGAACTGGCCGAAAAAGAGGCGACTGCGGGACTCTGGGCCGGACAGACCGACGAGGAGGAGTTGGGCATTGACTACAATACGCTGGATTCGGTGTTGGCGCTCAACGTCGATGGCCCGCTTTCGGCCGCCGCGACCGCTCGACAGGTTGACGGCGTAAGCGAGGAAGACGTGTCCCGAATCAGGTCGATGTTCGCCCGAAGCGAGCACAAGCGCGCGGTTCCGCCGACGCCCGAATCGCTATGA
- a CDS encoding GAF domain-containing sensor histidine kinase, translating into MVKNEAPEESRERYATILRSIYRVIANKDKTFERKVEELLRIGRNTLGTEYGALSYIEDDDYIFEIVHDPDGETKPGDVVPLEETNCERAIDTERTLVLADIEAEAPELTTRAGVTEMGVQCYIGTPVMVHGEVYGTFCFYDRDVREEQFSEWDITLVDLMGKWISYELEREQREARLTRQRNRLDDFANVVAHDLRNPINVAQAYIEFARNEPENKEEHLEGIETALDRMVVLIDDVLALARIERQEIDSEPVNLRDVITDAWETAATDSMSLSIEETLVPVVGSHSHLQQAFENLIRNTGDHVDSAATIRIGLLDDERGFYFEDDGPGIPPEKFEQVFQTGFSTGDNGTGFGLSIVKEIVEAHGWSITVTEGKTGGARFEIDSVKFV; encoded by the coding sequence ATGGTAAAAAATGAAGCACCCGAGGAAAGTCGGGAGCGATACGCAACTATTCTCAGAAGTATCTATCGTGTTATCGCTAACAAAGACAAAACGTTCGAAAGAAAGGTCGAGGAACTACTCAGAATCGGACGGAACACGCTCGGAACGGAGTACGGAGCGCTCTCGTACATCGAAGACGACGACTACATATTCGAAATCGTCCACGACCCTGACGGGGAGACGAAACCCGGAGATGTCGTTCCCCTCGAAGAGACGAACTGCGAGCGCGCCATCGACACCGAACGCACGCTCGTTCTGGCGGATATCGAAGCGGAAGCACCAGAACTGACTACCCGTGCAGGCGTCACCGAGATGGGTGTTCAATGTTACATCGGAACGCCGGTCATGGTACACGGAGAAGTCTACGGCACGTTCTGCTTTTATGACCGAGACGTTCGAGAAGAACAGTTCTCCGAGTGGGATATTACGCTCGTTGACCTGATGGGCAAATGGATCAGCTACGAACTGGAGCGCGAACAGCGCGAGGCAAGACTCACCCGACAGCGGAATCGATTGGACGATTTCGCAAACGTCGTCGCCCACGACCTCCGGAATCCGATAAACGTCGCACAGGCGTACATCGAGTTCGCGCGGAACGAACCCGAAAACAAAGAGGAGCATTTAGAGGGTATCGAAACCGCACTAGACCGAATGGTCGTCCTCATCGACGACGTGCTGGCGCTCGCCCGAATCGAGCGACAGGAAATCGACTCCGAACCGGTGAACCTCCGCGACGTCATCACCGATGCGTGGGAAACTGCCGCAACAGATTCCATGTCGCTGTCGATTGAGGAGACGCTGGTTCCGGTCGTCGGCAGTCACAGCCACCTCCAGCAGGCGTTCGAAAATCTCATCCGGAATACGGGCGACCACGTCGATTCAGCGGCTACGATCCGAATCGGCCTGTTGGACGACGAGAGGGGATTTTATTTCGAAGACGATGGGCCGGGAATACCACCGGAAAAATTCGAGCAGGTGTTCCAAACCGGATTTTCGACCGGCGACAACGGAACCGGATTCGGACTTAGTATCGTCAAGGAAATCGTCGAAGCACACGGCTGGTCGATTACGGTGACAGAGGGGAAAACGGGCGGTGCACGATTCGAAATCGACAGCGTGAAATTCGTCTGA
- a CDS encoding Nmad3 family putative nucleotide modification protein, which produces MPRAVAINVAANTNQPGVRGPIFPDGSFEYVPIPESEPTSRDVPTYADLDLSVELPDGAAELPVHLDPEFAEYPCCERYTYGDPFGVKARPLLKLENGDFVFFYATLSTSGEPEEKWITPDWGTYIIGQFRLAREPISGAKFSEFRDEKREIFRNNAHVKREEFDAEVLLEGSEEESGLYEQAVPLSSSEAGVEANRIVTELSSDSGKGPWWRRPMKFDEDETADVVSMRRNRNFDDKI; this is translated from the coding sequence ATGCCTCGCGCTGTCGCCATCAACGTCGCCGCAAACACCAACCAACCGGGTGTCCGCGGCCCGATTTTTCCGGACGGGAGTTTCGAATACGTCCCGATTCCCGAGTCAGAGCCGACCAGTCGTGACGTTCCGACCTACGCCGACCTCGATCTCTCGGTCGAACTGCCCGACGGTGCGGCGGAACTCCCGGTTCACCTCGACCCGGAGTTCGCGGAGTACCCCTGCTGTGAGCGATACACCTACGGCGACCCTTTCGGCGTGAAAGCCCGGCCACTGCTGAAATTGGAGAACGGTGATTTCGTCTTTTTCTACGCAACGCTTTCGACGAGCGGCGAGCCAGAAGAAAAATGGATTACTCCCGATTGGGGCACGTACATCATCGGCCAGTTTCGACTCGCTCGGGAGCCGATTTCGGGTGCGAAGTTTTCGGAGTTCCGGGATGAAAAGCGGGAAATTTTCCGGAACAATGCGCATGTGAAGCGCGAGGAGTTTGATGCAGAAGTGTTGTTGGAGGGTTCGGAGGAGGAATCTGGATTGTACGAGCAGGCAGTGCCACTGAGCAGTTCCGAGGCGGGAGTGGAGGCGAATCGAATTGTGACCGAGTTGTCGAGTGATTCCGGAAAAGGGCCGTGGTGGCGAAGGCCGATGAAGTTCGATGAGGATGAGACAGCGGACGTCGTTTCGATGCGGAGGAACCGGAATTTCGACGATAAAATATGA
- a CDS encoding DUF7577 domain-containing protein: MNVWGWIILYVVLFAGLQLLIYRFLRSDEDSPLLQSTPSGPDGRAPDDIRKESVLEEFNEPNTADPSTRLCPHCGTENGAEYTFCRECVEPLGVW; the protein is encoded by the coding sequence ATGAACGTCTGGGGGTGGATAATCCTGTACGTCGTCCTGTTCGCGGGACTCCAGCTACTTATCTATCGGTTTCTTCGGAGCGACGAGGATTCGCCGCTCCTGCAGTCTACACCGTCGGGTCCCGACGGACGCGCGCCGGACGACATCCGAAAGGAGAGCGTTCTCGAAGAGTTCAACGAGCCGAACACCGCCGACCCGAGCACTCGACTGTGTCCACACTGTGGAACCGAAAACGGCGCAGAGTACACCTTCTGCCGGGAGTGCGTCGAACCGCTCGGCGTTTGGTAG
- a CDS encoding PQQ-dependent sugar dehydrogenase: MRRRTYLRTMALGITGFTGCMESTGSTTQISTANIDQGVRIKTVAMNLEVPWGADFHSNGDLYVTERPGRIRRIRPNSNDIVADITDQIAHSGEGGLLGFEFHPENDNLAYTYQTYDSQNGLRNRVVRHRINDRFSRDKVLIDDIPASSIHNGGRVAIDDDALYVTTGDAGNEGQAQNRDSLAGKVLRLTLDGNPHPDNSFDSEVFTYGHRNPQGLAFRGGTLFSTEHGPTTNDEINVLEAGNNYGWPIVTGVSDQFTNPIATYTPTIAPGGATFYDGPISQWQGNFFFGTLAGQHLHRVQIEKGEVVEQERLLEGEYGRLRTTFIGPDKHLYVTTSNQDGRSAAPAPQDDRVLRLQPA; encoded by the coding sequence ATGCGACGCCGCACGTACCTCCGGACGATGGCACTCGGCATCACCGGATTCACCGGGTGTATGGAATCGACCGGTAGTACGACACAAATCTCCACCGCGAACATCGACCAAGGGGTTCGCATCAAAACGGTCGCCATGAACCTCGAAGTGCCGTGGGGTGCGGACTTTCACTCTAACGGCGACTTGTACGTCACGGAGCGACCGGGGCGGATTCGCCGCATTCGACCGAACAGCAACGACATCGTCGCGGACATCACCGACCAGATAGCCCACAGCGGCGAAGGCGGCCTCCTCGGATTCGAGTTTCACCCCGAAAACGACAACCTCGCGTACACCTACCAGACCTACGACAGCCAAAACGGGCTTCGAAACCGGGTCGTGCGCCACCGCATCAACGACAGGTTCAGCCGCGACAAGGTACTGATAGACGACATTCCAGCCTCGTCAATCCACAACGGCGGTAGAGTAGCGATTGACGACGACGCCCTGTACGTCACCACAGGCGACGCCGGAAACGAAGGGCAAGCACAGAACAGGGATTCTTTGGCAGGGAAAGTCCTCAGACTCACGCTCGACGGCAACCCCCATCCCGACAATTCGTTCGATAGCGAGGTGTTCACCTACGGCCACCGAAATCCGCAGGGACTCGCGTTCCGGGGCGGAACGCTCTTCAGCACAGAACACGGTCCGACCACGAACGACGAAATCAACGTCCTCGAAGCCGGAAACAACTACGGCTGGCCGATTGTCACGGGAGTGAGCGACCAGTTCACGAACCCGATTGCGACGTACACGCCGACGATTGCGCCCGGCGGTGCGACGTTCTACGACGGCCCCATTTCCCAGTGGCAGGGCAATTTCTTTTTCGGCACGCTCGCGGGCCAACATCTCCACCGCGTTCAAATCGAGAAGGGGGAAGTGGTCGAACAGGAGCGCCTCCTTGAAGGAGAGTACGGGCGTCTCCGGACGACGTTCATCGGCCCGGACAAACATCTGTACGTGACGACCAGCAACCAAGATGGGCGGTCTGCGGCACCGGCACCGCAGGACGACCGCGTGCTTCGACTGCAACCGGCCTAA
- a CDS encoding acyltransferase, with the protein MTKRHVTLPESAEAGLRGFIDEVDERLASDEDTCRVVNEVLVDLHGDRDAYEAWQNGEQVSNAERVRLQSYDPCNATLESEYYAEKNEEKFRRSKHLQWLWRQFDATPMADNVEFALRFREMLANHLFEEAGDNLRIFKGVTMTYGHNITVGDNTVIHDGVHLDDRGKLTIGNRCSISDGVHVYSHDHDVVDQTEVTNFHTVIGDDARLTYDSMIRAGLKIGENAIVGARAVVQHDVPAHHIAVGTPAKSVKIKPGWEDEAVPLDDVPPTEKESRRIDSELPDDFEQFDEFQRDLD; encoded by the coding sequence ATGACAAAGCGACACGTCACACTCCCCGAGTCCGCAGAGGCGGGCCTTCGCGGGTTTATCGATGAAGTAGACGAACGACTCGCCAGCGACGAGGACACGTGCAGAGTCGTCAACGAAGTACTCGTAGACCTCCACGGCGACCGCGACGCATACGAGGCATGGCAGAACGGCGAACAGGTGTCGAACGCAGAGCGCGTTCGACTCCAGAGCTACGACCCGTGCAACGCGACGCTGGAGAGCGAGTACTACGCGGAAAAAAACGAAGAAAAGTTCCGGCGTTCGAAGCATCTCCAATGGCTCTGGCGGCAGTTCGACGCGACGCCGATGGCCGACAACGTGGAGTTCGCGCTTCGATTCCGCGAGATGCTGGCGAACCATCTCTTCGAGGAGGCGGGCGACAATCTCCGCATCTTCAAGGGCGTCACGATGACCTACGGGCACAACATCACCGTCGGGGACAACACAGTCATCCACGACGGCGTGCATCTGGACGACCGCGGCAAACTAACTATCGGCAACCGATGTTCCATCAGCGACGGCGTTCACGTCTACAGCCACGACCACGATGTCGTTGACCAAACCGAGGTCACGAACTTCCACACCGTCATCGGGGACGACGCGCGCCTGACCTACGATTCGATGATTCGAGCGGGGCTCAAAATCGGCGAGAACGCCATCGTCGGCGCACGCGCAGTCGTTCAGCACGACGTTCCGGCGCACCACATCGCGGTCGGTACGCCCGCAAAGAGCGTCAAAATCAAACCCGGATGGGAAGACGAGGCGGTGCCGCTGGACGACGTCCCACCGACAGAAAAGGAGTCGCGTCGAATCGACTCCGAACTGCCGGACGATTTCGAGCAGTTCGACGAGTTCCAGCGCGACCTCGACTAA
- a CDS encoding heme-binding protein, with amino-acid sequence MPRKVPPTREGWYALHDFRTIDWNAWRDAPERVRKNALTDGTEFLQARENVTDAEDGSSAVFSVMGHKADLLVVHFRPEMNDLDTAERAFERTGFADFTERTDSYVSVTEVGGYTSDEMVKDPEDIEDTGMARYVASKLYPDVPDAEFICFYPMSKRRTAEDNWYDTPFDERAEMMSSHGDIGKGYAGKVTQIITGSIGMDDFEWGVDLFSNDPTHIKDLLYEMRFDEGSSRFAEFGSFYFGRRFPPEDLPAFMSGNEVPVPEDAHPHGDSHGHAHAHGDDGESPHGEGGHGSDGHHHGKSGDDEGDEDGDIRGELEDLDIYAGKPHGEDVYAMVLYSEEDPEHLFDEVDGLRKNFDHYDTHVKTAVYGGSDRSAVVSLWKTQSAAETAGGFLADLPGVVARAGEESGFGTMGMFYTVKPDKREDFVEKFETVGGVLADMEGHFDTELLTNHEDENDMFIASQWRSKEDAMAFFRSDAFSDTVDWGRDVLADRPRHVFLA; translated from the coding sequence ATGCCGAGAAAAGTCCCACCGACGCGCGAAGGGTGGTACGCACTCCACGACTTTCGAACGATAGACTGGAACGCATGGCGAGACGCCCCCGAGCGAGTTCGGAAGAACGCACTGACCGACGGAACCGAATTCCTCCAAGCGCGCGAGAACGTCACCGACGCAGAGGACGGGTCGTCCGCCGTCTTCAGCGTCATGGGACACAAAGCAGACCTGTTGGTCGTTCATTTCCGGCCGGAAATGAACGATCTCGACACCGCAGAGCGGGCCTTCGAGCGAACCGGTTTCGCCGACTTCACCGAGCGAACCGACTCCTACGTCTCCGTCACCGAAGTCGGCGGCTACACCTCCGACGAGATGGTGAAAGACCCCGAGGACATCGAAGATACTGGCATGGCCCGCTACGTTGCGAGTAAACTCTACCCCGACGTGCCGGACGCGGAGTTCATCTGTTTCTACCCGATGAGCAAACGCCGAACCGCGGAGGATAACTGGTACGATACGCCGTTCGACGAGCGTGCAGAAATGATGTCCAGTCACGGCGACATCGGCAAAGGCTACGCCGGAAAGGTCACCCAAATCATCACCGGAAGCATCGGCATGGACGACTTCGAATGGGGCGTTGACCTGTTCAGCAACGACCCGACCCACATCAAAGACCTGCTGTACGAGATGCGCTTCGACGAAGGCAGTTCGCGCTTCGCGGAGTTCGGTTCGTTCTACTTCGGGCGGCGCTTCCCGCCGGAAGACCTCCCGGCGTTCATGTCCGGCAACGAAGTTCCGGTTCCGGAGGACGCTCATCCGCACGGCGATTCCCACGGTCACGCGCATGCGCACGGTGACGACGGCGAAAGTCCGCATGGCGAAGGCGGCCACGGTTCGGACGGCCACCACCACGGAAAATCCGGTGACGACGAGGGCGACGAAGACGGCGACATCCGCGGCGAACTCGAAGACCTCGACATCTACGCCGGAAAACCCCACGGCGAGGACGTGTACGCGATGGTGCTCTACTCCGAGGAAGACCCGGAGCACTTGTTCGATGAAGTGGACGGTCTGCGGAAGAACTTCGACCACTACGACACACACGTCAAAACCGCAGTGTACGGCGGCAGTGACCGCTCGGCGGTCGTAAGCCTCTGGAAGACCCAGAGTGCGGCGGAGACGGCGGGTGGCTTCCTCGCCGACCTCCCCGGCGTCGTCGCCCGCGCAGGCGAGGAGAGCGGGTTCGGGACGATGGGGATGTTCTACACCGTCAAGCCCGACAAACGGGAGGATTTCGTGGAGAAGTTCGAGACGGTCGGTGGCGTGCTTGCAGATATGGAAGGCCACTTCGACACCGAACTGCTGACGAACCACGAGGACGAAAACGACATGTTCATCGCCAGTCAGTGGCGCTCGAAGGAGGACGCGATGGCATTCTTCCGCAGTGACGCCTTCAGCGACACGGTCGATTGGGGCCGGGACGTTTTGGCAGACCGACCGCGACACGTCTTCTTGGCGTAG
- a CDS encoding PadR family transcriptional regulator — protein sequence MRKSGPPKGLISYLVLELLDEKPRYGYEILKEIRDISGGHWEPSYGSVYPILYKFEEKGWAERIEREDEPDRKYFELTDSGYEELKEKRKESGTKAREFADVILGFYHVYVAFSTDDRFEVESPEGEWQFDETFSSWILEQIIRHHERDFDEFERIPDTPEEFYERMGLED from the coding sequence ATGCGGAAAAGCGGCCCGCCGAAAGGCCTAATATCGTACCTCGTGCTCGAACTTCTGGACGAAAAACCGCGGTATGGGTACGAGATACTCAAAGAAATACGGGACATCAGCGGTGGTCACTGGGAACCGTCCTACGGTTCCGTCTACCCCATTCTGTACAAATTCGAGGAGAAGGGCTGGGCGGAGCGAATCGAGCGCGAGGACGAACCCGACCGAAAATATTTCGAACTCACCGACTCGGGATACGAGGAACTAAAAGAAAAGCGAAAGGAAAGCGGGACGAAAGCCCGCGAATTTGCGGACGTTATTCTCGGATTCTATCACGTCTACGTCGCCTTTTCTACCGACGACCGTTTCGAAGTCGAAAGTCCCGAAGGTGAATGGCAGTTCGACGAAACGTTCAGTTCGTGGATTCTCGAACAGATAATTCGTCACCACGAACGCGACTTCGACGAGTTCGAGCGCATCCCCGACACCCCCGAGGAGTTCTACGAGCGGATGGGACTCGAAGACTGA
- a CDS encoding site-2 protease family protein, with the protein MDTIVWVVIGITAYWFALLGLRANGMLPSYIGMQGPILTLHTQKGKKLLDKLSRPKRFWRAWGNFGLGIALVVMIGTFLLLVLQAVSIIQNPPEPTAVTQPRNVLVIPGVNDFLPLSVAPEILLGLLIGLVVHEGGHGIFCRVEDIEIKSMGLALFAILPIGAFVEPDEENRREADRGGQSRMFAAGVTNNFAVTILVFMLLFGPIMGSVTVASGAAVGGVFDGSAAGDAGIERGDRIVAVNGTDVENNADLNQKLAAIDSRSVTVTVENGDERRQTTIERSLLVTAITQTSPFAAGDEQGSDEPAISTGENITAVNGTTVYTEKNLSQQLADRKVATLTVNGEQITGPIGALSTVQQDGPVSSADGLSAGDTLVITAIDGNRIVNSSDLSSTMDGYEAGQTVTVEAYTQDGDSDQRTTYDVTLDENNSGEAIVGILVAPGTSGIETSGFGTNLYPAETFRDLMAGQFMTTFGGGGGGDGPLTTFLLGVAGTLLLPFASLSMPVGYNFAGFVAWNTNFYAIQGPLSGLGGGLFILANALFWTGWINLNLGFFNCIPAFPLDGGHILRMGSEAIVSRLPTSQGRQVTTMITTTVGLTMLASLLLMIFGPQLLA; encoded by the coding sequence ATGGATACGATTGTGTGGGTGGTTATCGGAATCACGGCCTACTGGTTCGCCCTGCTTGGACTACGGGCGAACGGCATGCTACCGTCGTATATCGGCATGCAAGGGCCGATTCTAACGCTACACACCCAGAAAGGAAAGAAGCTACTCGATAAACTCTCCCGTCCGAAACGATTCTGGCGAGCGTGGGGTAACTTCGGCCTCGGTATCGCGCTGGTCGTCATGATTGGAACCTTCCTCCTCCTCGTCTTGCAGGCGGTTTCTATCATTCAGAACCCACCGGAGCCGACAGCGGTGACACAGCCACGAAACGTGCTCGTGATTCCGGGGGTCAACGACTTCCTCCCGCTCTCCGTCGCCCCCGAAATTCTGCTCGGTCTGCTAATCGGCTTGGTGGTTCACGAAGGTGGCCACGGTATCTTCTGCCGCGTCGAGGACATCGAAATCAAGTCGATGGGACTCGCACTGTTCGCAATCCTCCCAATCGGCGCGTTCGTCGAACCGGACGAGGAAAATCGCAGAGAAGCGGACAGAGGCGGCCAAAGCCGAATGTTTGCGGCAGGAGTGACGAACAACTTCGCTGTCACGATTCTCGTCTTCATGCTGCTGTTCGGCCCGATAATGGGGTCGGTAACCGTCGCCTCCGGCGCGGCGGTCGGCGGCGTCTTCGACGGCTCTGCGGCGGGTGATGCGGGCATCGAACGCGGCGACCGAATCGTCGCGGTGAACGGCACCGACGTCGAAAATAACGCCGACCTCAACCAAAAGCTCGCGGCCATCGACAGCAGGTCGGTGACGGTCACGGTCGAAAACGGCGACGAACGACGACAGACGACAATCGAACGCTCCCTGCTCGTGACGGCGATTACGCAAACCTCGCCGTTTGCGGCGGGCGATGAGCAAGGATCTGACGAACCGGCAATCAGCACCGGGGAGAACATCACCGCGGTGAACGGAACCACGGTGTACACCGAAAAGAACCTGAGCCAACAACTCGCGGACAGGAAAGTCGCCACGCTGACCGTCAACGGAGAGCAGATAACGGGGCCGATTGGCGCGCTTTCGACGGTTCAGCAGGACGGGCCGGTGAGCAGCGCCGACGGATTGAGCGCGGGCGACACGCTCGTCATCACGGCTATCGACGGCAACCGAATAGTCAACAGCAGCGACTTGAGCAGTACCATGGACGGCTACGAGGCGGGACAAACCGTCACCGTCGAAGCGTACACGCAAGACGGCGATTCCGACCAGCGAACGACCTACGACGTGACGCTGGACGAGAACAACAGCGGTGAGGCCATCGTCGGTATCCTCGTCGCGCCGGGAACCTCCGGTATCGAAACGAGCGGGTTCGGTACGAATCTGTACCCAGCCGAGACGTTCCGCGACCTGATGGCGGGGCAGTTCATGACCACCTTCGGCGGTGGTGGCGGTGGCGACGGGCCACTCACGACGTTCCTGCTCGGCGTCGCCGGAACGCTCCTCCTTCCGTTTGCCAGCCTCTCGATGCCTGTCGGCTACAACTTCGCAGGATTCGTCGCGTGGAACACCAACTTCTACGCGATTCAGGGGCCGCTTTCGGGACTCGGCGGCGGCCTCTTCATCCTTGCAAACGCCCTGTTTTGGACGGGGTGGATAAACCTCAACCTCGGCTTCTTCAACTGTATTCCGGCGTTCCCGCTGGACGGCGGACACATCCTCCGAATGGGTTCGGAAGCCATCGTTTCGCGACTTCCGACGAGTCAGGGGCGACAGGTTACAACGATGATAACGACGACGGTGGGACTGACGATGCTCGCCAGTCTTCTCCTGATGATATTCGGCCCGCAACTGCTGGCCTGA